One Curtobacterium herbarum genomic window carries:
- a CDS encoding ATP-grasp domain-containing protein: protein MSTPRVYVIHENPEWFPPLAAAFEAEGVPVQEILLTEGQIDLAAEPEPGVYWSRMSASSHTRGHEHSKEYTRAVLGWLERAGRQVVGGSHVLELEVSKVAQHGLLRAAGFDVPRTTAVFGTTTLKQSAATFTGGQDVPFITKHNQGGKGLGVRRFDSLAEFDAYVDSPEFEAPVDGITLLQEYLVAREPFITRAEFVGGEFVYAVRVDTSAGSFELCPADACEVPQIIAGAVCDVPGTDGGATETFSVRAEVTADHQLVRQLRGFLADQRIRIAGVEFMETTDGRTVVYDINTNTNYNPAVEAVAPASGPRSIARFLGGLLDAEYAAAAAHA, encoded by the coding sequence GTGAGCACTCCGCGCGTGTACGTCATCCACGAGAACCCCGAGTGGTTCCCGCCGCTCGCCGCCGCCTTCGAGGCCGAGGGTGTCCCGGTGCAGGAGATCCTCCTGACCGAGGGGCAGATCGACCTGGCCGCCGAGCCGGAGCCGGGCGTCTACTGGAGCCGCATGTCGGCGAGCAGCCACACCCGCGGGCACGAGCACAGCAAGGAGTACACCCGCGCGGTGCTCGGCTGGCTCGAGCGCGCCGGGCGTCAGGTGGTCGGCGGCAGCCACGTCCTCGAGCTCGAGGTGTCGAAGGTCGCCCAGCACGGACTCCTCCGCGCCGCCGGCTTCGACGTTCCCCGGACGACCGCGGTGTTCGGCACGACGACGCTCAAGCAGTCGGCGGCCACCTTCACCGGGGGCCAGGACGTCCCGTTCATCACGAAGCACAACCAGGGCGGCAAGGGCCTCGGCGTCCGCCGCTTCGACTCGCTCGCCGAGTTCGACGCCTACGTCGACAGCCCGGAGTTCGAGGCGCCGGTCGACGGCATCACGCTGCTGCAGGAGTACCTGGTCGCCCGCGAGCCGTTCATCACCCGCGCGGAGTTCGTGGGCGGCGAGTTCGTCTACGCGGTCCGTGTCGACACGAGCGCCGGCAGCTTCGAGCTCTGCCCGGCGGACGCGTGCGAGGTCCCGCAGATCATCGCGGGTGCGGTGTGCGACGTCCCGGGTACCGACGGCGGCGCCACCGAGACGTTCTCGGTCCGCGCCGAGGTCACCGCGGATCACCAGCTGGTCCGGCAGCTGCGCGGCTTCCTCGCCGACCAGCGCATCCGGATCGCGGGCGTCGAGTTCATGGAGACCACCGACGGCCGCACCGTCGTGTACGACATCAACACGAACACGAACTACAACCCCGCCGTCGAGGCGGTCGCGCCGGCCTCCGGGCCGCGCTCGATCGCGCGCTTCCTCGGCGGCCTGCTCGACGCGGAGTACGCGGCCGCCGCAGCGCACGCCTGA
- a CDS encoding LLM class flavin-dependent oxidoreductase — MRFGYWTPLFGGWLRNVDDEQMPVTFDYVKLLAQRAERIGFDLTLVPELNLNDIKGVAAPSLEAWALAAAIAATTERLEIMAAMRPGYHLPAVTAKQAATIDDISGGRFTFNVVSAWWAEEARQYGGIFSEHDDRYKRTAEFVEILKGLWRETPYSFHGEYYDVENAHLEPKPRVTPRIYAGGESEAGKASITHYADAYLTHGGTVEELRTKIAEMRRRRADAGLPPFEAFGMAAYAIVRETEDEAQAELARITDVQHGKAYESYQDFISKSQLEHVPSLEDYSVSNRGLRPQFVGTPEQVAARIREYEDAGVDTLLLQFSPQLEEMERFGEQVIPLVRASVPAEAIS, encoded by the coding sequence GTGCGATTCGGATACTGGACCCCGCTCTTCGGCGGCTGGCTGCGCAACGTCGACGACGAGCAGATGCCGGTCACGTTCGACTACGTGAAGCTCCTGGCGCAGCGCGCCGAGCGGATCGGGTTCGACCTGACCCTCGTGCCGGAGCTGAACCTCAACGACATCAAGGGCGTCGCGGCGCCGAGTCTCGAGGCGTGGGCCCTGGCGGCGGCGATCGCGGCGACCACCGAGCGCCTCGAGATCATGGCGGCGATGCGGCCCGGCTACCACCTGCCGGCGGTGACGGCGAAGCAGGCGGCGACGATCGACGACATCTCGGGCGGCCGGTTCACCTTCAACGTGGTGAGCGCCTGGTGGGCGGAGGAAGCACGGCAGTACGGCGGCATCTTCTCGGAGCACGACGACCGGTACAAGCGCACCGCGGAGTTCGTCGAGATCCTGAAGGGCCTCTGGCGCGAGACGCCGTACAGCTTCCACGGCGAGTACTACGACGTCGAGAACGCGCACCTCGAACCGAAGCCGCGCGTCACCCCGCGCATCTACGCCGGCGGTGAGAGCGAGGCCGGCAAGGCGAGCATCACGCACTACGCCGACGCCTACCTGACCCACGGTGGCACGGTCGAGGAGCTCCGCACGAAGATCGCCGAGATGCGCCGTCGCCGTGCGGACGCCGGTCTGCCGCCGTTCGAGGCGTTCGGGATGGCCGCCTACGCGATCGTCCGCGAGACCGAGGACGAGGCGCAGGCCGAGCTGGCACGCATCACCGACGTGCAGCACGGCAAGGCGTACGAGTCGTACCAGGACTTCATCTCGAAGTCGCAGCTCGAGCACGTGCCCTCGCTCGAGGACTACTCCGTGTCGAACCGTGGGCTGCGGCCGCAGTTCGTCGGCACGCCGGAGCAGGTCGCGGCGCGGATCCGCGAGTACGAGGACGCCGGTGTCGACACGCTGCTGCTGCAGTTCTCGCCGCAGCTCGAGGAGATGGAGCGCTTCGGCGAGCAGGTCATCCCGCTGGTCCGCGCCTCGGTGCCCGCAGAGGCGATCTCCTGA
- a CDS encoding O-acetylhomoserine aminocarboxypropyltransferase/cysteine synthase family protein, producing the protein MAAEDDWAFETRQIRAGFKSDPGFGGNVPPIAQTAAFVYPSGEDAADRFLLNAPGHTYSRVNNPSAAALERRIADLEGGVAALALASGQAATSLAVLGLARAGDHIVSSASLYGATYTLFASTLKDLGITFTFVQDPTDLDEWAAAVRPETRAFFGESIPNPRGDVLDFAGVAGVAHDAGVPLIVDNTIATPYLVRPIEHGADIVVHSATKYLAGHGSAIAGLIVDSGNFDWAAYPAKYPQLTTTEHSGFSGTNFAEKFGRRAFIQRTRSKLSADLGPAIAPFNAFLVLQGIQTLSLRMDRHVSNAAAVASWLDAHEQVEHVHYAGLPSSPWHHLQQRYVPKGPSSVLAFDLAGGVAAGRRFVAALELFDHVSNIGDVRSLVVHPASTTHVQMTPSERAAAGVGEGLIRLSIGLEHIDDVIADLRRGFAAAADATGAGPGRG; encoded by the coding sequence ATGGCCGCCGAGGACGACTGGGCGTTCGAGACCCGGCAGATCCGGGCGGGCTTCAAGTCCGACCCGGGCTTCGGCGGGAACGTGCCGCCCATCGCCCAGACCGCGGCGTTCGTCTACCCGTCCGGTGAGGACGCGGCCGACCGGTTCCTGCTGAACGCGCCCGGGCACACGTACTCCCGCGTGAACAACCCGTCGGCTGCGGCGCTGGAGCGTCGGATCGCCGACCTCGAGGGCGGGGTCGCCGCCCTGGCGCTGGCGTCCGGGCAGGCGGCGACGTCGTTGGCGGTGCTGGGCCTCGCCCGCGCCGGGGACCACATCGTCTCGAGCGCGTCGCTGTACGGCGCGACCTACACCCTCTTCGCGTCGACGCTGAAGGACCTGGGGATCACGTTCACCTTCGTGCAGGACCCCACCGACCTGGACGAGTGGGCCGCCGCGGTGCGCCCCGAGACCCGTGCGTTCTTCGGCGAGTCGATCCCGAACCCGCGCGGCGACGTCCTGGACTTCGCCGGGGTGGCCGGGGTCGCGCACGACGCCGGCGTCCCGCTCATCGTCGACAACACCATCGCGACGCCGTACCTGGTCCGGCCGATCGAGCACGGCGCGGACATCGTCGTGCACTCGGCGACGAAGTACCTCGCCGGACACGGCAGCGCGATCGCCGGGCTCATCGTCGACAGTGGGAACTTCGACTGGGCCGCGTACCCGGCGAAGTACCCGCAGCTCACGACGACGGAGCACTCGGGCTTCTCGGGGACGAACTTCGCCGAGAAGTTCGGGCGCCGCGCCTTCATCCAGCGCACCCGGTCGAAGCTGTCGGCGGACCTGGGCCCGGCGATCGCCCCGTTCAACGCCTTCCTGGTGCTGCAGGGCATCCAGACCCTGTCGCTCCGGATGGACCGGCACGTGTCGAACGCGGCGGCGGTGGCGTCCTGGCTCGATGCCCACGAGCAGGTCGAGCACGTGCACTACGCCGGCCTGCCGAGTTCGCCGTGGCACCATCTGCAGCAGCGGTACGTGCCGAAGGGGCCGTCGAGCGTCCTGGCGTTCGACCTCGCCGGTGGGGTCGCGGCCGGCCGACGCTTCGTCGCCGCGCTCGAGCTCTTCGACCACGTGTCGAACATCGGTGACGTCCGCTCCCTGGTCGTGCACCCGGCGTCGACCACGCACGTGCAGATGACCCCGTCCGAGCGTGCTGCGGCCGGGGTCGGCGAGGGCCTGATCCGCCTGTCGATCGGCCTGGAGCACATCGACGACGTCATCGCGGACCTGCGCCGTGGGTTCGCCGCGGCGGCCGACGCGACCGGAGCCGGACCCGGACGGGGATAG
- a CDS encoding 4-(cytidine 5'-diphospho)-2-C-methyl-D-erythritol kinase, whose amino-acid sequence MTSTPAPDRVRTRAPGKINVHLSVGALQDDGYHDIATAYQAVSLYEDVTAEHADDFSVRFTGPIDTSSVPTDDTNLAIRAARLIARTSGHRGGVHLTIDKQVPVAGGMGGGSADAAATLLAVDTLWGAGLGRDELLRLAAELGADVPFAFAGGTAVGTGRGDELSPALAKGEFHWVLALSETGLSTPAVYRALDEHRERYRADISPAPRTPVVEAQVLQALRAGDAELLAENLHNDLQAPAMRLQPALAETLELGERSGALAGLVSGSGPTVAFLVPDRDAALEVQVALSASGFVALRAHGPVHGARVLH is encoded by the coding sequence ATGACGTCGACGCCCGCTCCGGATCGGGTGCGGACGCGCGCACCGGGCAAGATCAACGTCCACCTGTCCGTCGGTGCGCTGCAGGACGACGGCTACCACGACATCGCCACCGCGTACCAGGCAGTGTCCCTGTACGAGGACGTCACGGCGGAACACGCCGACGACTTCTCGGTCCGCTTCACCGGTCCGATCGACACCTCCTCGGTACCGACGGACGACACCAACCTGGCGATCCGCGCCGCCCGCCTGATCGCCCGCACGTCCGGGCACCGCGGCGGCGTGCACCTGACGATCGACAAGCAGGTGCCGGTCGCGGGCGGCATGGGTGGCGGCTCGGCGGACGCCGCCGCGACCCTCCTGGCCGTCGACACCCTGTGGGGCGCCGGACTCGGTCGGGACGAACTGCTTCGCCTGGCGGCCGAGCTCGGCGCCGACGTGCCGTTCGCCTTCGCCGGGGGCACCGCCGTCGGCACGGGCCGTGGCGACGAGCTCAGCCCGGCGCTGGCGAAGGGCGAGTTCCACTGGGTCCTCGCGCTCAGCGAGACCGGCCTCTCGACCCCCGCCGTGTACCGCGCGCTCGACGAGCACCGGGAGCGCTACCGGGCCGACATCTCACCCGCGCCGCGCACCCCCGTGGTCGAGGCGCAGGTGCTGCAGGCCCTCCGAGCCGGTGACGCCGAGCTCCTGGCCGAGAACCTGCACAACGACCTGCAGGCACCCGCCATGCGACTGCAGCCGGCACTGGCGGAGACGCTGGAGCTGGGGGAGCGGTCGGGTGCCCTGGCCGGGCTGGTGTCCGGCAGCGGGCCGACGGTGGCGTTCCTCGTGCCGGACCGCGACGCCGCACTCGAGGTGCAGGTGGCGCTCAGCGCGTCCGGCTTCGTGGCACTGCGGGCACACGGTCCCGTGCACGGCGCCCGCGTCCTGCACTGA
- a CDS encoding glycosyltransferase family 39 protein — translation MSSPRTGSISVPHAVRHVPVRAGLRGAVSAAATTAVRTPELTIGALGVVVAAAFSWVPSLWYDEAATVTSAQRSWPQLWAELHTVDAVHGLYYALIHAWFWLVGYTPFTLRLPSALAIGVAAALVVALGRRIGGKRLGITAGIVFLLLPRVQWAGTEGRPYATITTLSVCLTLVGLTALRHGRQGRAIGWWVAYGVLAVVSVAFNVYLSLAVVAHAVALVWTLLAERHDLRLATVSRTGRMPGAPLVTGHVLVRWAVAAGAAAVVVAPFVLVVSSQARQIGWIKGIGTGTFGQVFSTAWFGASGPYAAMAWTLMTIGVGTALVQARRGVPAARAVVRAQAVRVALPLVVVPTTVLLLATALGERLYSPKYASLSLPFVAVLIALALTMIRPKALLAVAVAALVVLSVPTAVTVKGTEAKSGSTWSQAASIISAERASRPNANEGVVFGSVYRHPTTTADIIKVSYPEAFAGLTDLAVGADGADQGVLWNRNADLASTVPARLGDIDTVWYVGGTSRTIRPELKAVLAEHGFRPVHNWQTGKVIMTEFVRS, via the coding sequence GTGAGTTCTCCCCGTACCGGCAGCATCAGCGTCCCGCACGCGGTGCGCCACGTGCCGGTCCGTGCCGGTCTCCGCGGTGCCGTGTCGGCCGCCGCGACCACCGCCGTCCGCACCCCGGAGCTCACCATCGGAGCACTCGGCGTCGTCGTCGCGGCCGCCTTCTCGTGGGTCCCGTCGCTCTGGTACGACGAGGCCGCGACCGTCACCAGCGCGCAGCGGTCCTGGCCCCAGCTGTGGGCCGAGCTGCACACCGTCGACGCGGTGCACGGTCTCTACTACGCGCTGATCCACGCCTGGTTCTGGCTGGTCGGCTACACCCCCTTCACGCTGCGACTGCCGAGCGCGCTGGCGATCGGTGTCGCCGCCGCGCTCGTGGTCGCCCTGGGTCGTCGGATCGGCGGCAAGCGACTCGGCATCACGGCGGGCATCGTGTTCCTGCTCCTGCCCCGCGTGCAGTGGGCCGGCACCGAGGGCCGCCCGTACGCCACGATCACGACCCTGTCGGTCTGCCTGACGCTGGTCGGCCTGACCGCGCTCCGCCACGGTCGGCAGGGCCGCGCGATCGGCTGGTGGGTGGCCTACGGCGTGCTCGCGGTCGTCTCGGTCGCCTTCAACGTGTACCTCTCGCTCGCGGTCGTCGCCCACGCCGTGGCGCTGGTGTGGACCCTGCTCGCCGAGCGGCACGACCTGCGCCTGGCGACGGTCTCGCGCACCGGCCGGATGCCGGGCGCTCCGCTGGTGACCGGTCACGTCCTGGTCCGGTGGGCCGTCGCCGCCGGTGCCGCTGCCGTCGTGGTCGCGCCGTTCGTCCTCGTGGTGTCGTCGCAGGCCAGGCAGATCGGCTGGATCAAGGGCATCGGCACCGGCACGTTCGGGCAGGTCTTCTCGACGGCGTGGTTCGGCGCCTCCGGCCCGTACGCCGCGATGGCGTGGACGCTCATGACGATCGGCGTCGGGACCGCACTGGTCCAGGCGCGTCGGGGCGTGCCGGCGGCGCGCGCCGTCGTCCGGGCGCAGGCCGTCCGTGTCGCGCTCCCGCTCGTCGTCGTCCCGACCACGGTCCTCCTGCTCGCGACCGCGCTGGGCGAGCGGCTCTACTCCCCCAAGTACGCGTCGCTGAGCCTGCCGTTCGTCGCGGTGCTCATCGCACTGGCCCTGACGATGATCCGACCGAAGGCGCTGCTCGCGGTGGCCGTCGCGGCCCTCGTCGTCCTGTCCGTGCCCACGGCGGTCACCGTGAAGGGGACCGAGGCGAAGTCCGGCTCGACCTGGTCGCAGGCGGCGTCGATCATCAGCGCCGAGCGGGCCTCCCGTCCGAACGCCAACGAGGGCGTCGTCTTCGGCAGCGTCTACCGGCACCCGACCACGACCGCGGACATCATCAAGGTCTCCTACCCGGAGGCGTTCGCCGGCCTCACCGACCTGGCCGTCGGCGCGGACGGGGCCGACCAGGGCGTGCTCTGGAACCGGAACGCGGACCTCGCCTCGACGGTCCCCGCTCGACTCGGCGACATCGACACCGTCTGGTACGTCGGTGGCACGTCGCGCACGATCCGGCCGGAGTTGAAGGCCGTGCTCGCGGAGCACGGGTTCCGTCCGGTGCACAACTGGCAGACCGGCAAGGTCATCATGACGGAGTTCGTCCGCTCCTGA
- a CDS encoding TOBE domain-containing protein, translating into MTQLRIRDAATYLGVSDDTVRRLVEGGTFSRATDAVGRAVVDGRELAEYARSRGDQLADPSGVQSSARNRFVGIVTGLVVDTVMAQVELQCGPHRVVSLMSSEAVRELGLEIGSVAVASVKATMVTVETPGPEEDA; encoded by the coding sequence ATGACGCAGCTCCGGATCCGTGACGCCGCGACGTACCTCGGGGTCAGCGACGACACCGTGCGCCGACTGGTCGAGGGCGGCACCTTCAGCCGTGCGACCGACGCCGTGGGGCGGGCGGTCGTCGACGGTCGGGAGCTCGCCGAGTACGCCCGGTCCCGCGGCGACCAGCTCGCCGACCCCTCGGGCGTCCAGAGCTCGGCACGGAACCGGTTCGTCGGCATCGTGACCGGGCTCGTCGTCGACACCGTGATGGCCCAGGTCGAGCTGCAGTGCGGTCCGCACCGGGTCGTCTCGCTGATGAGCTCCGAGGCGGTGCGGGAGCTCGGGCTCGAGATCGGCTCGGTCGCGGTCGCCTCGGTCAAGGCCACGATGGTCACGGTCGAGACGCCGGGCCCGGAGGAGGACGCATGA
- a CDS encoding ThiF family adenylyltransferase encodes MTVSTARRRLGSRTAALTGSGPDVLERLGRARVLVVGAGGLGAPVVAYLAGSGLGRLTIVDDDVVDGSNLARQTLFTTADVGVAKAEVAAARARAVDPELDVVAVVGRFRPEHVAGHDVVVDAADAVDVTRAISDACAPLGIPFVWGTVLAYDGQVSVFRDAGDDGVDFHDLHPEVLPDEGSCAVDGVLPALCGAVGSVMAAQVTALVAGLGDPLLGRLLTVDARRWRWTESPIRRGPASRRPTGLPAGAAGAAAAGGPAPAAPRIAPAALAARLANPADTLTLVDVRTPEEWATGVIAGSVHGDAVLPDGDVVVTCARGPRADAWARTVGRPVTVLDGGIDAWRREGRPLTLE; translated from the coding sequence ATGACCGTCAGCACCGCGCGCCGCCGGCTCGGCTCACGGACGGCGGCGCTCACCGGCTCCGGGCCGGACGTCCTCGAACGGCTCGGTCGGGCGCGGGTCCTGGTGGTCGGTGCCGGCGGTCTCGGTGCACCGGTCGTCGCGTACCTGGCGGGCAGCGGGCTCGGACGCCTGACGATCGTGGACGACGACGTCGTGGACGGCTCGAACCTGGCCCGGCAGACGCTCTTCACGACCGCGGACGTCGGCGTCGCGAAGGCCGAGGTCGCCGCGGCCCGGGCCCGCGCGGTCGACCCCGAACTCGACGTCGTCGCGGTCGTCGGTCGGTTCCGGCCGGAGCACGTCGCCGGGCACGACGTCGTGGTCGACGCCGCCGACGCGGTGGACGTCACGCGGGCGATCTCGGACGCGTGTGCGCCGCTCGGCATCCCGTTCGTCTGGGGGACCGTGCTGGCCTACGACGGGCAGGTCTCGGTCTTCCGCGACGCCGGGGACGACGGCGTCGACTTCCACGACCTGCACCCCGAGGTCCTGCCCGACGAGGGCTCGTGTGCGGTCGACGGTGTCCTGCCGGCACTCTGCGGGGCGGTCGGGTCGGTGATGGCCGCGCAGGTGACCGCCCTCGTCGCCGGGCTCGGCGACCCGCTGCTCGGCCGGCTCCTCACGGTCGACGCACGGCGCTGGCGGTGGACCGAGAGCCCGATCCGACGCGGGCCGGCGTCGCGACGCCCCACGGGCCTCCCGGCCGGAGCTGCCGGAGCGGCCGCAGCCGGCGGCCCAGCCCCCGCCGCCCCGCGCATCGCGCCCGCAGCCCTCGCCGCCCGCCTGGCCAACCCGGCCGACACCCTGACCCTCGTCGACGTCCGCACCCCCGAGGAGTGGGCCACCGGCGTCATCGCCGGGTCGGTGCACGGGGACGCCGTGCTGCCGGACGGGGACGTCGTCGTCACCTGCGCGCGCGGGCCGCGGGCCGACGCGTGGGCGCGGACCGTCGGGAGGCCCGTCACCGTCCTCGACGGCGGCATCGACGCCTGGCGACGTGAGGGCCGGCCACTCACGCTGGAGTGA
- the modA gene encoding molybdate ABC transporter substrate-binding protein, translated as MQQRTPVTTVLTTAVLLALALGGCASTPAAGGASTTPGPTSNSMPTGSITVFAAASLQKTFTALGHDFEQAHPGTTVTFSFAGSSDLVSQIQNGAPADVIASADEATTAKLGAGTLASGSPRDFATNTLEIAVAPGNPDHIRDLADLDDSGVQLVTCAAPVPCGAATAAVERSSGVDLHPVSEEQSVTDVLGKVRSGQADAGIVYRTDVQGAGGDVDGVPFAAADDAVNTYPISVLRDAANPGLAQAFTSYVLSSAGQRTLRAAGFGKP; from the coding sequence ATGCAGCAGCGCACCCCGGTGACGACCGTCCTGACCACCGCCGTGCTGCTCGCGCTGGCGCTCGGCGGATGCGCGAGCACGCCGGCCGCCGGGGGTGCCAGCACGACCCCGGGGCCGACGTCGAACTCGATGCCGACCGGGTCGATCACGGTCTTCGCCGCCGCGTCGCTCCAGAAGACCTTCACCGCCCTGGGGCACGACTTCGAGCAGGCGCACCCGGGCACCACCGTCACGTTCTCGTTCGCCGGATCGAGCGACCTCGTCTCGCAGATCCAGAACGGCGCACCCGCCGACGTCATCGCCTCGGCGGACGAGGCCACCACGGCGAAGCTCGGTGCGGGGACCCTCGCCAGCGGTTCGCCGCGGGACTTCGCCACGAACACGCTCGAGATCGCCGTCGCACCGGGCAACCCGGACCACATCCGGGACCTGGCGGACCTGGACGACTCCGGCGTACAGCTCGTGACCTGCGCCGCACCGGTGCCCTGCGGTGCCGCGACGGCCGCGGTGGAGCGCTCGAGCGGGGTCGACCTGCACCCGGTGAGCGAGGAGCAGTCCGTCACCGACGTCCTCGGCAAGGTGCGCTCCGGTCAGGCCGACGCCGGCATCGTCTACCGCACCGACGTGCAGGGCGCGGGTGGGGACGTCGACGGGGTGCCCTTCGCGGCCGCGGACGACGCGGTGAACACCTACCCGATCAGCGTGCTGCGGGACGCGGCGAACCCCGGGCTCGCCCAGGCCTTCACGTCGTACGTCCTGTCCTCGGCGGGGCAGCGGACCCTGCGCGCCGCCGGCTTCGGGAAGCCCTGA
- a CDS encoding ABC transporter permease, which produces MPDTPRGRSRRSRPAGSTRRSRPAVRGPVPWWLPVPAVLGGLFVVVPVLAMVGRVQWGSFVALVTSPASLTALGLSLGTATAATGIAFVLGYPLAVLFARSRSRWTGVARAVVLLPLVLPPVVGGLALLAAFGRLGVVGAFLDEHGLRIAFTTAAVVIAQTFVAMPFLVSSIEGALRVEGDRYERVAATLGAGPTRTFLTVTTPRVLPGITAGLVLCFARALGEFGATLTFAGSLQGVTRTLPLEVYLQREIDPDTAVALALVLVVVAVLVIGLASVRTRGAAL; this is translated from the coding sequence GTGCCGGACACACCGCGTGGCCGCAGCCGACGCAGCCGCCCGGCGGGCAGCACCCGCCGCAGCCGCCCGGCGGTCCGTGGCCCGGTCCCGTGGTGGCTGCCGGTCCCCGCGGTGCTCGGCGGCCTGTTCGTCGTCGTCCCCGTGCTCGCGATGGTCGGCCGGGTCCAGTGGGGCTCCTTCGTCGCGCTGGTGACCTCGCCCGCGTCGCTGACCGCACTCGGGCTGAGCCTCGGCACGGCGACCGCGGCGACCGGCATCGCGTTCGTCCTCGGGTACCCGTTGGCGGTCCTGTTCGCCCGCTCCCGCTCACGGTGGACCGGGGTGGCCCGCGCGGTGGTGCTGCTGCCGCTGGTCCTGCCGCCCGTGGTCGGTGGGCTGGCGCTGCTCGCCGCGTTCGGTCGGCTCGGGGTCGTCGGGGCGTTCCTCGACGAGCACGGGCTGCGGATCGCGTTCACCACGGCGGCGGTCGTGATCGCGCAGACGTTCGTGGCGATGCCGTTCCTGGTGTCCTCGATCGAGGGGGCGCTCCGCGTCGAGGGCGACCGGTACGAGCGGGTCGCCGCCACGCTCGGCGCCGGTCCGACCCGCACGTTCCTCACGGTCACCACCCCGCGGGTCCTGCCCGGCATCACGGCCGGCCTGGTCCTCTGCTTCGCCCGCGCCCTCGGTGAGTTCGGCGCGACCCTCACGTTCGCGGGCAGCCTGCAGGGCGTCACCCGGACCCTCCCGCTCGAGGTGTACCTGCAGCGGGAGATCGACCCGGACACGGCGGTCGCGCTCGCGCTGGTGCTCGTCGTCGTCGCGGTCCTGGTGATCGGGCTGGCCTCGGTCCGGACCCGCGGAGCCGCGCTGTGA
- a CDS encoding ABC transporter ATP-binding protein, giving the protein MTADPAGLVDPAGLVAHVVRHDRGVDVALHVGPSECVALIGPNGAGKSTVVDAVAGLLALDDGEVRSAGRLLAGPGRSVPAHRRRVGLVAQRPDLFPHRSVLANVAFGPRAAGRSGREARHTARQALAAVGVADLADRAPGTLSGGQAQRVAIARALAADPAVVLLDEPTSALDVGARQEVRAALRTAVAGRPSLLVTHDPVEVMALADRVVVIEDGRVVEEGRPADVLARPRSAFAATFSGLVVLHGTATADGLVLAETVPDGAGSQPDAGGRLVSGTHGVPPGRAVSAAHHPTAAVVTRADHDDHGGLLRTVTALEPRDGLVRVRAGELTADLTLAAVAALGLTPGTPVRVYVPPAELTVWER; this is encoded by the coding sequence GTGACCGCCGACCCGGCCGGCCTGGTCGACCCGGCCGGACTGGTCGCCCACGTCGTCCGGCACGACCGCGGCGTCGACGTCGCCCTGCACGTCGGACCGTCCGAGTGCGTCGCCCTGATCGGCCCGAACGGTGCCGGCAAGTCCACCGTGGTCGACGCCGTCGCCGGCCTGCTCGCCCTGGACGACGGCGAGGTCCGCTCCGCCGGCCGGCTGCTCGCCGGCCCGGGCCGCAGCGTCCCCGCACACCGCCGCCGGGTCGGCCTGGTCGCCCAGCGCCCGGACCTGTTCCCGCACCGGAGCGTCCTGGCGAACGTCGCCTTCGGTCCGCGGGCTGCCGGACGCTCCGGCCGGGAGGCCCGCCACACCGCACGCCAGGCCCTGGCCGCCGTCGGGGTGGCCGACCTGGCAGACCGCGCCCCCGGGACCCTGTCGGGTGGGCAGGCGCAGCGCGTCGCGATCGCCCGGGCCCTGGCGGCGGACCCGGCGGTCGTCCTGCTCGACGAACCGACCTCGGCACTCGACGTCGGCGCACGGCAGGAGGTCCGGGCAGCCCTCCGCACCGCCGTCGCCGGCCGCCCGAGCCTGCTCGTCACGCACGACCCGGTCGAGGTGATGGCCCTCGCCGACCGCGTCGTCGTGATCGAGGACGGCCGTGTGGTCGAGGAGGGGCGCCCCGCCGACGTCCTCGCCCGACCGCGGAGCGCCTTCGCGGCGACGTTCTCGGGCCTCGTCGTCCTGCACGGGACGGCGACGGCGGACGGTCTCGTGCTCGCGGAGACGGTGCCGGACGGTGCGGGGAGCCAGCCCGACGCCGGGGGCCGGCTGGTGTCGGGGACGCACGGCGTGCCTCCCGGCCGTGCCGTGTCGGCCGCGCACCACCCGACCGCCGCCGTCGTCACCCGTGCCGACCACGACGACCACGGCGGGCTGCTCCGCACCGTCACCGCGCTGGAGCCGCGGGACGGTCTGGTCCGAGTGCGGGCCGGGGAGCTGACGGCGGACCTGACGCTCGCGGCGGTCGCGGCGCTCGGACTGACACCGGGGACGCCCGTGCGGGTGTACGTGCCGCCCGCCGAGCTCACGGTCTGGGAGCGCTGA